Proteins encoded by one window of Sciurus carolinensis chromosome 12, mSciCar1.2, whole genome shotgun sequence:
- the Glrx2 gene encoding glutaredoxin 2 isoform X1, producing the protein MPWRCAVSAGTRLIRSGSGSAGRHSGAAGAHRAAGAAAPGMGNSTSSSLGKSETTPVNQIQETISDNCVVIFSKTSCSYCTMAKKIFHDMNVNYKAVELDMLEYGSQFQDALHKMTGERTVPRIFVNGTFIGGATDTQRLHKEGKLLPLVHQCYLKKRKEFQ; encoded by the exons ATGCCCTGGCGTTGCGCGGTGTCGGCGGGGACGCGGCTGATCCGGAGCGGGAGCGGCTCTGCAGGGCGGCACAGCGGGGCGGCGGGAGCCCACAGAGCTGCAGGAGCTGCGGCCCCTGG gATGGGAAACAGCACATCATCATCTTTGGGGAAGTCAGAAACTACTCCTGTGAACCAAATCCAA GAAACAATTTCTGATAATTGTGTAGTGATTTTCTCAAAAACATCCTGTTCTTACTGTACCATGGCAAAAAAGATCTTCCATGACATGAATGTCAATTATAAAGCAGTGGAATTGGACATGCTTGAATATGGGAGCCAGTTTCAAGATGCTCTTCACAAAATGACTGGTGAAAGAACT gTTCCAAGAATATTTGTCAATGGAACTTTTATTGGAGGTGCAACTGACACTCAGAGGCTTCATAAAGAAGGGAAATTGCTACCACTAGTTCatcaatgttatttaaaaaagaggaaagaatttcAGTAA
- the Glrx2 gene encoding glutaredoxin 2 isoform X2, whose protein sequence is MPWRCAVSAGTRLIRSGMGNSTSSSLGKSETTPVNQIQETISDNCVVIFSKTSCSYCTMAKKIFHDMNVNYKAVELDMLEYGSQFQDALHKMTGERTVPRIFVNGTFIGGATDTQRLHKEGKLLPLVHQCYLKKRKEFQ, encoded by the exons ATGCCCTGGCGTTGCGCGGTGTCGGCGGGGACGCGGCTGATCCGGAGCGG gATGGGAAACAGCACATCATCATCTTTGGGGAAGTCAGAAACTACTCCTGTGAACCAAATCCAA GAAACAATTTCTGATAATTGTGTAGTGATTTTCTCAAAAACATCCTGTTCTTACTGTACCATGGCAAAAAAGATCTTCCATGACATGAATGTCAATTATAAAGCAGTGGAATTGGACATGCTTGAATATGGGAGCCAGTTTCAAGATGCTCTTCACAAAATGACTGGTGAAAGAACT gTTCCAAGAATATTTGTCAATGGAACTTTTATTGGAGGTGCAACTGACACTCAGAGGCTTCATAAAGAAGGGAAATTGCTACCACTAGTTCatcaatgttatttaaaaaagaggaaagaatttcAGTAA
- the Glrx2 gene encoding glutaredoxin 2 isoform X3, with translation MGNSTSSSLGKSETTPVNQIQETISDNCVVIFSKTSCSYCTMAKKIFHDMNVNYKAVELDMLEYGSQFQDALHKMTGERTVPRIFVNGTFIGGATDTQRLHKEGKLLPLVHQCYLKKRKEFQ, from the exons ATGGGAAACAGCACATCATCATCTTTGGGGAAGTCAGAAACTACTCCTGTGAACCAAATCCAA GAAACAATTTCTGATAATTGTGTAGTGATTTTCTCAAAAACATCCTGTTCTTACTGTACCATGGCAAAAAAGATCTTCCATGACATGAATGTCAATTATAAAGCAGTGGAATTGGACATGCTTGAATATGGGAGCCAGTTTCAAGATGCTCTTCACAAAATGACTGGTGAAAGAACT gTTCCAAGAATATTTGTCAATGGAACTTTTATTGGAGGTGCAACTGACACTCAGAGGCTTCATAAAGAAGGGAAATTGCTACCACTAGTTCatcaatgttatttaaaaaagaggaaagaatttcAGTAA